Sequence from the Helianthus annuus cultivar XRQ/B chromosome 13, HanXRQr2.0-SUNRISE, whole genome shotgun sequence genome:
GCAGATGAAAACAGGCAATGAGAAAAAGGACCGAAGCAAAAAAAGTGAATACTTGAAGGGCGAAAGGAAAAATAAGCAAAGGGATATAACATGTAAAATGCACCGACCTTTCTTTTTAATATAGATACAATAAGGTTCTACTTCTAGGGTTCATTGTTAGatagtttttggttgattattaAATAAAGAACTGTGTTCTTGGAACTTTTTGTTTAATTTATCATCTTTTATTAACTAAACGTTCTTGAGTCATTTGATTGCACGCGAAACTGCATCGTCAACTTTTCCTATGTTAAAAGTAACACAATTTACATATATAATAGTGAACTTTTGCTATAGATATAAAAAGGAATTCAGTTTTCCATAACATTATAATTAATAGGATATTTTCATAGCTCTATTCCAAATTTATACATAAATACATCGCACGTTATTTTCATTTCATTTGATCCTACAAGAAATTGAACAAAACTGCATTTCATAAATGAATTTGTATTAACATTAAAAAGAATAACTGTAAGTATGTAAAAGAATTATGGAACGTAATCATTTTCAATGGTAGGCTGTGTTCTAACAACCGTGGCTAAAGGCATTTTACTTTGACCAACATTTGTTGTGCCCAAAACTTCATTTTTTTCAGCTTCCTTTTCCATCTTCGCAATACTTGTCATTCTAAAAATTCTAATTAACACAAAAACAATAAACCCAACTAACAACAATCCCAAAACCCCTACCGCAAATCCGAAAACCCACCATTTCCACAACTTCCCTCTATCCTTCTTTTCCGGAATTGGTATTGATGGTACCTGTGGTACCACCATCGAGAAATGTCCTTGGTCTCGCACGCTGCACATGTTTTCTTGGGTGGTCATGTTGCTCATTTCATACGTTCCGTTTGAGTAAAACATGACACACTTTGCCTTTTCATGTTGTGGGACTGGAAACTCAACCAAGATGGGGCCTCCAAAGAGAGTGAGGTTGAGTTTGGTCAAATTCCCTGAGGCGTAGATATTAAAACCGACGACAGGAGCAACAAGGGTGTGATTTGGGACGTTGTAGTAGAAAGACGATTGATTGCCTAAATTTGAATAGACAATATCTAGCCTTGTGAAAAATGGGTAGGCGAATATCCGTGGTGGCATAAGGAAGCCGCTATAGTTGGCCCCTTTACGCCAAAAACTATCCCATCTTAGTCGAACCATTGAAAGCTGTACACCTGTAAAATTGGAAGGCAAAGATGAGGAGGCGTTATATAAAACACCCGTTTGAGGACGTGTTGGTAGTGAATTGAGTGCATATTCTTCAAACATGTCAtcaagctgctgctgctgctgctgggtaGAAGGATTCAATAAACAAGAGAGCATTacaaaactaataataataagtCTTGTTTCAAACCCCATCACCACATTATTGGCTAGCTCCCCTAGAAGGAAGTCATCAAAGGGTGGGTAGTTTGGGAATTCTTTTGCCTTTGATTGATGGTTGGGtgtttatataaataattaagaTCTTAATAAGAGTCAAAAGTAGAGTTAGTTGAGTTGGTGATGACAGTTggaatatatatatgtatatgtgatAGGGACGGTGCCAACGAGGTTATAATTGGAATTTGGACAGACTCACCTGGATGCTTATGATTTTTATTTccttttatattttgttataccaAAACATATTAATGAAATTAAAAGGGGTATCAATTATCAAACAGAGTTTCTGTCTCAAGTCTAGCGTTCGAAATATACTAAAACTCAACAGAAAAAATAATGTtacaagaaagaaagaaagaaaaaacacCTACATATTAAATACATCCAAAAACACCTTAACTTTCAGTTTGGTTCCGCGTTTATTCAAATTCAAAATCCTATTTTAAATATTTCAGATTTTGAAATTTATAAATCAAAACCCAAGTATGAATTCAGTTTGGTTCTAAGATTGCGTGTTGTGACTTAACGCCACCTTCCACATTTTGTTAACAACTTGAAACACCAAAACATGGGCGTTAAGCAAGCTGGCGCCATCGAGTAGCCACAGTAATAGGCATTAAGAGAGAAAGAGATAAGGGGCCCATAAACGTCAACCAATCACCATTTTTTTTGGCTTTTAAGTTATAGCCAATTATCTACGTGATAATGACATGAAAGGGCGCCATGTTAAACCACAACGCAAGGTCTAAGACTCTAAGCCGATGAACAACCATGTTACATTTTCTCTTAAAAAActgtttttgttattttattattattactattattattattattattattattattattctttttatGAAGTGGGAGGAGAGTTCAAAGTAGTTTGTAGGATTGTTGGGAATTATTATTGTGAGATTTGATTGAATTGGTTGTCGTGTGTGTAAAAAGAAGTCGCCGGCAGCACCCAACACTCCATGCTACATGTGGAAGGTGCCCACTGCTAAGCTAAGTCAATACCCTCCCTAGCTTTTACTCATTCTTTCTATTTATTTGCAAAATTCAATAACCACAATTTATTAACCTTACATGCTTTAAACTATGTCCATTGGTGATCCAATTCAACCCAAccttttattaaaaattaatctctttctttcacctacacaacccaacccaactcTACTCAATTTTAACATACATTCACAACCCATCCCAAcctaaaaatatatgtttttgaaCGAActtagtttttaaaaaaaaactagaattggcggggattctttagttattaacaaaatatagatATATTTGGAATGTAAATATAGGGTGGGGGGGCCGATGAGAGAAGGATCGGTTAGGGTTttaatgctctgataccatattaGAATTGTAAACCTTGCCTCCTACATTCATCTATGAATCATATATATACAATCATACATATCTCCTATTCTCATGAAGAGATTTACACAATCACATAACATATTACATTCCAAATATATCTATATTCTGTGAATATAAATTGCAATGTTTATACACCATCAAACTTGGTTGTTACACCACCTGGCCCTGttgtataaaaatataatttactccttttttattaatattttatatataagtgaGGTTAGAAGTAATATGTAGGATGTAATGAAACTCCATGCATATCAACACCACAAGATAACATTTTGTACTAGCTGAATCCCATATGTAAGTGTCAATAGATAAGCTAGTCCGTCCATTCAAAATTTCacaaacacaacacaacacaaacctatatatatatatttatgtagaATGCCGTAATTAGGCTCTGCAGGATTGATTGCTtcttcaagaatttcaattccaAATTGTGCAAAAAACTATGGCCTTGAAGGAGTAGGCGATGAAGGAGGTTTCAGATTAGGATACTgcaaaaacaataaacaaaattTATCACAAGCGTTTCCTTCTATGCTTTTCATTGTTTTGGATAAATAAAGATTggaatttattttatatatgatattttagaGAACTTACATAAGGGTATGGTGAAAGTGGGCGTGATGGTTTAGGAAGTGCTTCTTCTTTCACTTCTATTTTAGGGACCGTCTTCACTTCTGGAGGCGCCTctactgctgctgctgctgctactgTTTCTGCTTCTGCTTTAACCTCTGCTGCTGGAGGGGGTGGTGGGGCGGAGTTAGTGGGCTCCACAATGGCTTCTTCTGGAGCCTTTGTTGGCGCAGGAAGTGCATTGAAAGTCAAGGGTGGTAGAAGCGCTTTCCCAATATCCTGAATTTTTTTAATCATTAAGCACTTGCATTCAAAACCGAACTATAATATGGTTTAAGTACCTTGACGTCATCTAGGATCTCTTTGGGCCCGATTTTTGCATTCACAAAGTCACCAAATTCTTTTAAAGTTCTCCTTCGATCCTGCCATGGAAAATTCATAAACGAATCTTTAATCTATAAACAAAACCAACATACCAAAAACAAAATTTCGCAAGTATGGTTTTTGAACTGCCTAATACGTCGGGTGTTTGGATGCAAGTTTAAACCAATAAGCAAGAAGTTCTAATAGTCAACAAAAGCAATAAAATTAAAAAGGACCTCTGCATATAGTAGCTTCTTGCTGACAAGTTGCACCAATGCAGCAGAACCCAAGACCTCAAGTATTGTTTCAACCTGAAGATGATCACAATTATGCACAACGAATTGAAGAATCCAAAGCAGaagattttttatttattattttttttttctaaagatCCTAACCTCAGTAAATGCAAACAAACTTAGTCCAGCGGCTGCAGCGATGCCAAAAAGTAGAGTTACAGCTTCATTACCCTCCTGGAAGTCGAACGATAAGTTCTTTGGAACGATAATTCTAAATACGAAAGAAAAAAGCTGTGCTAAAAATGCATTTATATATGGAGATACATACACCAAGAATGCCGTCAACAGCATCATTCAGAGTGCTTAAGTCAAATGAGAAGGATTTTCTGGGTAATATCCAAGGAAGACTGCTGTTCTGTACAAATATATATAACCATGAAAGAGTGAGAAAAAACAGATAGGAGGGAGGAAAGGGGCATAATAAtgttaacaaacaaacaaaccatcCATCCACGGGGTCCTTCTGCACCGTCTTTTATAGCATAAGCAGCTTTGAAGCCATTTACTGTCACCAACTCCGCAACAAGTTCAGAGCTCCCATCGAATCTACAGGGTTTGTCTCAAATTTGTGTCAGTTTCAGTAAAGAGCTTATGCAACTCAATATTATTTATCAAACAATGGAACACTAGAATCAGTTTTATCCAAACACTCTTGCAAACTTAATCTCACAAGTCACATCCCTATCCCTCCCTGTAAACATTAGAATTCAAGAGCCTGCCTGCCTgcctaaaaataaaataaaattacataaacATAATAAATCATAAAATGTCTGCCTTACTTATCCAAAATAAACAATGTGGTGTTTTCTGGGTCCTTGAACCTCAAAGAGAGCTTCTTCAAGAAGCCTTGTTTATCATCACCATTATAAGCAACTGTAACAGGCTTCTTCTTCAAGTCCTTAATATTCGGGCTACCCACCGCCCGAATATCCGAAGCAGCCCGTATATCAAGCAACTGAGCATCCCCATCATCACCCAATTTCTGATAGGCAATTTTTGCAGTCTCCACACCCCATGCCTTCTTATTACTACTCTTTCCAAACACTTGAGACAGAATAGCCGGAACCGCCAACAAGGCGGCCCCACCGGCTACCACCAAAGGATTCTCCACACCAAAATTGACTATCCCATCAATGACATCAAGATCAGGTGCTGCAAATGAGGAGTCGGAGGCTGTTGTTGATTGGTTAAGTGCTTCTTCATAAGTAAGTGCTTTGGCAAAAGCAGAGTTGAAAACAGAGGATATGAGCACTAAACTAGTGCCATTGAATTGGGGTTTTAAGTGGGGAATTGAGGGGAAAGATGAGTGCTTTTTGGGTTCTGGTTTGAGAACGGAAATGGGTTTCAAGACAAGTGCTGCTGCATTGAGGGCTTCCATGGCATAATAATAATTCTTGAAAGTCAAGAAAAGAATGGTGGTTTGGTTAATCACCAATTCACCAGGAAGGAAGGAAGGAGAAAGTTTTGGTTTCTGA
This genomic interval carries:
- the LOC110889004 gene encoding uncharacterized protein LOC110889004, with protein sequence MGFETRLIIISFVMLSCLLNPSTQQQQQQLDDMFEEYALNSLPTRPQTGVLYNASSSLPSNFTGVQLSMVRLRWDSFWRKGANYSGFLMPPRIFAYPFFTRLDIVYSNLGNQSSFYYNVPNHTLVAPVVGFNIYASGNLTKLNLTLFGGPILVEFPVPQHEKAKCVMFYSNGTYEMSNMTTQENMCSVRDQGHFSMVVPQVPSIPIPEKKDRGKLWKWWVFGFAVGVLGLLLVGFIVFVLIRIFRMTSIAKMEKEAEKNEVLGTTNVGQSKMPLATVVRTQPTIENDYVP
- the LOC110889003 gene encoding rhodanese-like domain-containing protein 4, chloroplastic; translated protein: MIVILLTCHMSLNRWSISQISFHLSISTHLQKPKLSPSFLPGELVINQTTILFLTFKNYYYAMEALNAAALVLKPISVLKPEPKKHSSFPSIPHLKPQFNGTSLVLISSVFNSAFAKALTYEEALNQSTTASDSSFAAPDLDVIDGIVNFGVENPLVVAGGAALLAVPAILSQVFGKSSNKKAWGVETAKIAYQKLGDDGDAQLLDIRAASDIRAVGSPNIKDLKKKPVTVAYNGDDKQGFLKKLSLRFKDPENTTLFILDKFDGSSELVAELVTVNGFKAAYAIKDGAEGPRGWMNSSLPWILPRKSFSFDLSTLNDAVDGILGEGNEAVTLLFGIAAAAGLSLFAFTEVRIFRKKK